The proteins below come from a single Pseudanabaena sp. BC1403 genomic window:
- a CDS encoding type II toxin-antitoxin system PemK/MazF family toxin: MLQKNVKRGDVALVVFPNSDLITAKTRPALIVQADNLQTGLPQVIVAMITSHLIRNIHPSRVLVMLNTIAGKQSGLLTDSVVMTDNLTTITISSIYNVIGSLPTTEIDKALKHTLGI, from the coding sequence ATGCTGCAAAAAAACGTTAAACGAGGAGACGTTGCTCTTGTAGTGTTTCCCAACTCAGATCTTATTACTGCAAAAACAAGACCTGCGCTAATTGTCCAAGCTGATAATTTGCAAACAGGACTTCCACAAGTGATAGTTGCGATGATCACTAGCCACTTGATTAGGAATATTCATCCCAGCCGAGTCTTAGTGATGTTGAATACGATCGCTGGCAAACAATCAGGGTTACTTACGGACTCGGTGGTAATGACCGATAACCTCACAACTATCACTATTTCATCTATTTACAATGTGATTGGTTCGCTACCAACCACTGAAATTGATAAAGCGTTGAAACACACTTTGGGA
- a CDS encoding RNA polymerase subunit sigma-70: MQLPPLPEIHHPKIQALFQKSDRELVTLFQRHPEEGQFFAAIFCRYGQVLYTLIVTATRSPVQSDYLFVKTWEYIYHEMRVLDLRANTPRLSLQSWLINIAAMMINRAEVPPVEEIQYSLKDTPPVFWCYLNQALNQMAGNLRLVLLLSQTFQWSHTRIAAYLHAEGENISASDVKQLLVKAYQALEDALPKDIRDIYLAQTAVTA; encoded by the coding sequence GTGCAGCTTCCCCCCCTTCCCGAAATTCATCACCCAAAGATTCAGGCGCTTTTCCAGAAGAGCGATCGCGAACTCGTGACGCTATTTCAAAGACATCCTGAAGAGGGTCAATTCTTTGCGGCGATTTTTTGTCGCTATGGACAAGTGCTATACACCTTAATTGTTACAGCAACAAGATCGCCAGTGCAATCAGACTACTTATTTGTGAAAACTTGGGAATATATCTACCATGAGATGCGAGTACTAGACTTGCGAGCGAATACGCCGAGATTATCCTTGCAAAGTTGGCTGATTAATATTGCGGCAATGATGATTAATCGTGCTGAAGTACCACCTGTTGAAGAGATCCAATATTCGCTTAAAGATACACCGCCAGTATTTTGGTGCTACCTTAATCAAGCGCTAAATCAAATGGCTGGCAACCTACGTCTGGTACTATTGTTGTCTCAAACTTTTCAGTGGAGCCATACGCGCATCGCTGCTTACTTACATGCTGAAGGCGAAAACATCTCTGCTAGTGATGTTAAACAGCTTCTAGTCAAGGCATATCAAGCCCTAGAAGATGCCCTTCCCAAAGATATCCGAGACATTTACCTAGCTCAAACCGCCGTTACTGCCTGA